Proteins encoded by one window of Sphingosinicella sp. BN140058:
- a CDS encoding SDR family oxidoreductase, with product MMGAIPLGRYGKVEEIAGAVSFLAGPEASYIIGTPLNIDGGAAA from the coding sequence ATGATGGGCGCCATCCCGCTCGGCCGCTACGGCAAGGTCGAGGAGATCGCAGGCGCGGTGTCCTTCCTCGCCGGCCCGGAAGCGAGCTACATTATCGGCACGCCGCTCAACATCGACGGCGGCGCCGCGGCGTAG
- a CDS encoding serine hydrolase produces MRVAFTALMLLCGTSALAQTAATPTGEAPTAPAGASSPTPPAALEAPATPLAISEDLPSKTASGLTFTAPKGWSMRTAPSIVELIAPEGDFRMAIVEVGAAADAKAAAAAAWARFAAAEARPAKLVTARAARNGWDERQVVDYEVSPNEKRVMQSIAFRKGTEWTVGIIAGSEATAEKRGAALGLVASSLRPAGYTRESFAGRAAKPMDAARIAQLRAFLEQGMKELGVPGVAFALTDRTHTFHAEGIGVRELGKPTKVDADSTFMIASNTKGMATLLLAKLVDEGKLRWDQKVTDVYPAFKLGSPETTSKVLIRHLVCACTGLPRKDFEWIFNTNAKTPASDTFRQLAATQPTSGFGEVFQYNNLMASAAGYVGGHIVHPELELGAAFDRAMEEKVFGPLGMRDTTFDFGRATAGNWARPHSDGMDSKPTPILEAGMAFNRAIAPFRPAGGAWSSANDLIKYVRFELNEGKTDDGRQWVSAKNLLERRVANVPVGEDIVYGMGLETNTYWGVPVVHHGGSMGGYKSDIVIVPGANLGAVILTNSDDGQALLRPFMRRLLELVYDGKPEAAGDVAAAAARIKAEVAKERERLTVPPDPKVIAALAPAYVSPELGRLALTRTADGATLTLAGSPMAIGTRANDDGTTSLVVIDPTFLGFPLVVANEGGKRRLIARDGQHEYVFEGE; encoded by the coding sequence ATGCGCGTTGCGTTCACGGCCTTGATGTTGCTTTGCGGGACCTCCGCGCTCGCCCAGACGGCGGCGACTCCGACAGGAGAGGCGCCAACGGCGCCCGCAGGGGCCTCTTCGCCCACTCCGCCCGCTGCGCTGGAGGCGCCGGCGACCCCCCTCGCAATCTCGGAGGACCTGCCAAGCAAGACGGCCTCCGGCCTCACCTTCACCGCGCCCAAGGGCTGGTCGATGCGGACCGCGCCGAGCATCGTCGAGCTGATCGCGCCCGAGGGCGATTTCCGGATGGCGATCGTCGAGGTCGGCGCTGCCGCGGATGCCAAGGCGGCGGCGGCCGCGGCCTGGGCGCGGTTCGCGGCGGCGGAGGCGCGGCCGGCCAAGCTCGTCACCGCACGCGCTGCGCGCAATGGCTGGGACGAACGCCAGGTGGTGGATTACGAAGTCTCGCCCAACGAGAAAAGAGTCATGCAGTCGATCGCCTTTCGCAAGGGCACGGAATGGACGGTCGGAATCATCGCCGGATCGGAAGCGACCGCCGAGAAGCGCGGCGCCGCGCTCGGCCTCGTCGCCTCCAGCCTGCGCCCGGCGGGCTATACGCGCGAGAGCTTCGCCGGCCGCGCCGCCAAGCCGATGGACGCCGCGCGGATCGCGCAGCTTCGCGCCTTCCTCGAGCAGGGGATGAAGGAGCTCGGCGTACCCGGCGTCGCCTTCGCGCTGACCGACCGCACCCACACTTTCCATGCGGAAGGGATCGGCGTCCGCGAGCTCGGCAAGCCGACCAAGGTCGATGCCGACAGCACATTCATGATCGCGTCCAACACCAAGGGCATGGCGACCCTGCTGCTCGCCAAATTGGTCGACGAGGGCAAATTGCGCTGGGACCAGAAGGTCACCGACGTCTATCCTGCCTTCAAGCTCGGCAGCCCGGAGACCACGTCGAAGGTGCTGATCCGGCACCTGGTGTGCGCCTGCACCGGCCTGCCGCGCAAGGATTTCGAGTGGATCTTCAACACCAACGCCAAAACGCCGGCTTCCGACACCTTCCGCCAGCTCGCGGCGACGCAGCCGACCAGCGGCTTCGGCGAGGTGTTCCAGTACAACAATCTGATGGCCTCGGCGGCGGGCTATGTCGGCGGCCATATCGTCCATCCGGAGCTTGAGCTCGGCGCGGCGTTCGACCGGGCGATGGAGGAGAAGGTGTTCGGGCCGCTCGGCATGCGCGACACGACGTTCGACTTCGGCCGCGCGACCGCCGGCAATTGGGCGCGCCCGCACAGCGACGGCATGGACAGCAAGCCGACCCCGATCCTGGAGGCGGGCATGGCGTTCAACCGCGCGATCGCGCCGTTCCGACCAGCCGGCGGCGCCTGGTCGAGCGCCAACGACCTGATCAAATATGTCCGCTTCGAGCTCAACGAGGGCAAGACCGACGACGGGCGGCAATGGGTGTCGGCCAAGAATCTGCTCGAGCGGCGGGTGGCGAACGTGCCGGTCGGCGAGGATATCGTCTACGGCATGGGCCTGGAGACCAACACATACTGGGGCGTGCCGGTCGTCCACCATGGCGGCAGCATGGGCGGCTACAAGAGCGACATCGTGATCGTACCCGGCGCCAATCTCGGTGCCGTCATCCTCACCAATTCGGACGACGGCCAGGCGCTGCTGCGCCCGTTCATGCGCCGGCTGCTCGAGCTCGTCTATGACGGCAAGCCGGAAGCGGCCGGCGACGTCGCCGCCGCCGCGGCGCGGATCAAGGCCGAGGTCGCCAAGGAGCGCGAGCGGCTGACCGTGCCGCCCGATCCCAAGGTGATCGCCGCCCTCGCCCCGGCCTATGTAAGCCCCGAGCTCGGCCGCCTCGCCCTCACCCGCACCGCCGACGGCGCGACCCTGACGCTGGCCGGATCGCCGATGGCGATCGGCACCCGCGCCAATGACGACGGCACGACCTCGCTGGTCGTCATCGATCCGACCTTCCTCGGCTTCCCGCTGGTGGTGGCGAACGAGGGCGGCAAGCGGAGGCTGATCGCGCGGGATGGGCAGCATGAATATGTGTTTGAGGGGGAGTGA